In the genome of Aequorivita sp. H23M31, the window GGCGCTTTACCATAAGCAATACTATAATTCAAGCCATTATAATAAGAATATCGCATAGGAAGAACCATTTCCTTTCCATTAGGTAAGGTGATAGTATCGGAAGTTTTAAGACGTCTATTAAAATCCAGATTTCGTTCAAACCTATCTATCGCCATTAATTCTCCCATACTCTGACGATCAAATTCTGAATAGAAAAGCTGGGCGGAATCATTGGAATTTATATATATCTGAAAAACGTCGTCATAAATAAGTTCTACAAATATTTTGAATTTGGAGTAATTGTGGTTTACATACTGAAAAACTCTTTCGTTTTCAGTATTGGGATTGCTATATATCTTATAAATCAGTTCATAATTAAGTTTCTGGGGTTTACCACCTTCTTCTTGTTTAAAGTGTGGCGAAAAAGCAGAATTAGCCAATTTTAGAAGTCCACTTTGGACAGTGCTATCCTTAAAAACAATTTTACTATTAACATACGGCGTTACCCGCAACTCGTAATCCTGTGAAACACAGATTGAATAATTGAAAAGGATAAAGATTAAAAGAAAGTTTTTTATCATAATTTATTCTTGAGTGATGGAGGCAAATCGAGACTTTGGTTTGTTTAAGGCATGCTTATAAAAAGCTCAAGACGTTCCTAGTTGTATAAAAGCCTAATTTAACACTAATGCCCAATTGCGCCAAACCCTACTAAAGCAGTTTAGCCATTTTTATACTTTCCACTTTACTGGTTACAACAAGATTTATTTTCTTGAATTGATGGACAGGGAACAGTTCCATAACTACAAAAAACACAGCAATCGCCCGCCAAGGGTTTTAATTGGCTTTTGCAGTTTTCGCATTCATAGAAAAACTGACAAGCATTTGTCGGCATTTCTTCTACTTTTTGTTGGCCACAATTTGGGCAGGTTATGGTTGAGGTGAATATTAATTTCATTTTGTTCCGTCGTGTTAATGGACAACCTGTGATGGTTAGAATTTATCCTAATAATAAATCGTAGATTCGGACCTGGTTTTATTGATTTCCTGAGCCTGTCGAAGGGTACGGTGGTGTGAAAGGCGCACCGTGGGCTTACGGCTCACGGCCGTCTACTCGATTGCCCTTAGTACTCCCATTAACTTTACTCAATAATCTTGTATCAATATTTCTGTCGGGATGTTTAAATCAGCGTTCAGTTTTCGGAAATCGGGTCGAACATATCTATTGGAAAATTCTCATTTTCGTAATTCAATTACCATTGCCAAAATTTCCAATTCGTCGCCTTCTTCGGTTCCTCTTTTAGCATCGAAAATAACCTCAAAGCGCTCAAGTGCTTTTTGGTAATCCGCTTGGTTTGTAATTGGTTTTATTTTCATCTTAAATTTCATTTGCGTTTATTTTATCATACCCGCCTGCCGGACGGGCAGGTTCCCCGTAAGTTCCGATAAAGCGTTTCCACGCCAGTTGATATTCAAAATTAAACTTATCAGTCAGTCGGTAATCGTTTCCTTTAATATTAAATACAATTCGGTGGTCTTTCAGAATATTTTCGCTAAGTTGGGGAGGATAAAGCTTAGGCTTCCTTCCAAATGTATCAAAAATATTTCTTCAACTTCCTATTTATGTTTTAATTTCAGGTGCTTCCATAAAAAAACCTTCCCGTGAGGAAAGGTTTATTATTAATTGAGATTAAGGTTTTATATCATAGAATATTAATTAGGTCTCGACTGCGCTCGACCTGACATTGATCAATTATTCCCTAAAATCAAAGGCAGGCCATCTTTTCCGGAGCCAATTACAATTACCTTGGAGTTCTCAGATTTAGAGAGTTCCACGGTGGCCTGAATACCTTTTTCCTTCAATATATTATCCGTTATGGAAGCACTAAGGATGGAGTTTGCTCTTGCTTTACCTTCTGCTTCTATCCGTTGTCTTTCTGCTTCTTTTGTGGCTTTTTCAAGACGGAACTCGTATTCTAAAGATTCCTGCTCTTGGCGCAGTTTACGCTCGATTGCATCTTTAATTGTCGGTGGAAGAGTTACGTCGCGGACCAATACTTCATTTAACTGAATATACTGCTTGTCCAATATTTTTTTCGTTTCTTCAAATATTTCATCTTGTATTGCATCTCGCTTACTGGAATATAATTGTTCCGGAGTATAACGACCAACAACGCTTCTGGCAGCACTTCTAATGGCGGGCATAATTACCCGTTGTAAATAGTTTTCACCTTTTTCTTGGTGCAATTTTGCCACATCAGAATAAACTGGTTGATACCAAGCCGAAGCATCCAGCTTAATTTCAAGTCCGTTAGAAGAAAGAACCTGCATTTTATCTGAAAGTTCTTGCTGTCTGGCTTCATAAATAAATACTCGGTTCCATGGAGCAATGAGGTGGAAGCCTTCTCCCAATGGTGGTTTATTGGTTACAACTCCCTTTCCAAAGGTTTCATAAAGAACCCCGACATGTCCGGATTTAATAGTTACCGATGATTTTGCAATGATGATGATAAGTACTACGATTCCGATAATTACGGGTATAGTAAGCCTAGGTAATCTTTCCATTCTATTATTTGTTGTTTTTTAAATTAGTCCGTTGTATTTTCTGATAAACCATTCTCCCGCGAGGGTAAGAACAATTAAGACCAAGAGGTATTTCCAATCAATTAAGGGAACGGTTTTTCGTTCAGCCTTTTGGATATTTTGAAAATTTTTGTCTGCAAGAAGTTGATCAATTAGAAGGTTAGTATCAGTTATTAAATATTCCTTTCCGCCGGTGTTTTCTGCAACTCGGCGAAGTTTGGCAATATCGGCATTTAAAAACTGTTGCTCTACATTAAAGTCCAAAATGGTAAAGTTGCCGCTTTTTGAAACTTCTTCATTTGCTACGGAAATAGTGAAGGAGTATTCTCCAGCGGGAAGACTGTTTAAATCCACTTCATAAAAATTATTTCGCAATAGCATTGGGAAAACTGTCTGCTTTTCGGTTTCGGAATTCACCACAGTAATATTCAAGGAAGCACGATTGTCAAAAACATAGTTTTTATCAAAATATTGAGCTGAAATTTTTATGGGATTATTGTTGTAATAAAAGGTTTCTGAGGAAACTTCTAACCTGCTCCTTCGTTTATTGGAGGCTAGATATTGTACTAGACTTCCGATAAATCCATCAAAATCCTGAAAGCTATCGGTTTTCAAAAAACTACCTGCACGCCAACGCCAAAAGCCTTCGCCATCCCAAATGGCATTACGCCGTCCGTTGATTTCCATAGTCGCCAATAAGGGACTTTCGGAAGTAATTCCACGTATAGTCTGATCTAACATAACTTCGTGAGGCACATTAATGGATAGCTCTCCAAATTGCGTATGCAGCGGTGGAAAATCATCAAAACCTAAGTCTTCAACCGCAAAACTTCCATAGTTAGAATTTAATTTTCCCTGCACATCTTCCTTTTGTCTAGTTGAGTTTTTTTTGAAATTCTCTTGGGCCGAGTTCAGAAAAGTCCAATCTGTTTCCAGACCAGCAATTGTCCAAGCGTTTTTATTCAATTTTTCCAATTCTGAAAAAACGGCAGCAAAACTTCTATCAGGCTGATAAAGAATTACCAGTTGATAATCATTAAGCAAATTAATAGCCTCCACAGGTTTTTTAAAGGTAACCGTCCGTTGTTCGTTGGATGTAATGGATTTTTTTAACGCACCCAAATCTGGGTGAGTGAGTTTACTTACAATCAAAATATTAGTGGCTTGATCAATTACCTCAACTGCAAAATGTTTAATGTTGTTTGTCCTGTTCTTTTCATTCTCCAACGGAAGTATTTGTGCAGTATATTTTTGAAGGCCTACGCTATTCGCTGGAAGGTTAAAGTTTAACGTACTGGAATTTTCCTTCTCAGAAAACGAAACCTTAGAACGGTAAACAGTCGAAGTTCCTTGGGTAATAACAAATTCTGAATTTACATCACTCGTGCCACTGTATGTCAATATTACCTCAACGGGAAATTGATTTTTTAAAAAGGCATACCTGTTGGTGTTCAATTGACCTATTTTCAAATCTGTATACTGAACGGAATCTCCAAGGACTATAGGATAAATCGGGTTCTTGAACGTTGATGAAGAGAATTCGTAATCATTTCCCAAAGTCTGATTTCCATCCGTTATAAGAATAGTTGGTGCGCTTCGGTTCTTAAAAATTTCATTAACTGAAGAAAGTGCTTCGGAAATATTGGTATTCTTTTCTGCAAAAGAAAGGGTATCACTTTTCCTAAATTTACTTCCGAAGGAAAAATATGAAATATCGAACTTTTCATTAAGCTTCTTGTTTTCCTTCAGCTCAGTAATTAAATCCAACACATTATTATTCTGGCCCAACACTTCCACTGAGGCCGAATTATCTATTAATACGGGAAGTTTGGGCTTGTCAGTTGTATAGGTCTCACTCTCAAATTTCGGGTTGATAATAAGTAGAAGAATAGAAAAAATTGTAATAAACCTAAGAATCCCAAATATCCAACTCAGCCTTTGGCTTTGCTTTGACTTATAGCCATACATAAAAATCGCCAGAGCAATGGAAATTACACTCGCGAGGATTATATAAAGTATGGTTTCTGTGGACACGTGGGGGTTTGGGTTGGAGTTTGGGGTTTAACTGTTGTAGCTTATAATTTAAGGTCGCAGGTTGCAGTTGCAAGTTTTGAATATTTAAAAGTTTATGAGTTTAAATGTTGTTTCGGGGAGTTGAGGAGTCGATGAGTTGAGGAGTTGAGGAGTTGAGGAGTCGATGAGTTGAGGAGTTGAGGAGTTGAGGAGTAAAAGAAATGTTTAATAATTTTACTGTCTCTTAACTACCGTCTACCAACCACAAACTACAACCTAGAAACCACTACCCACAAACCCTTACGTAAGCATTCCTCCATCAACATTCAGCACCTGTCCGGTTACGTAGGCAGAAAGATCGCTGGCTAAGAATACACAAACGTTGGCGATATCCTCGGGCTCTCCTCCGCGTTTTAGAGGAATAGCATCGCGCCAGCCTTGAACTGTTTTTTCATCTAGTTTGCCTGTCATTTCGGTTTCGACAAATCCGGGGGCAATTACGTTGCAGCGGATATTTCGGGATCCTAATTCCAAGGCAACGGATTTTGAGAACCCAATGATACCGGCTTTCGAGGCGGCATAATTTGCTTGGCCTGCATTTCCTTTAACTCCTACTACCGAGCTCATATTGATTATTGATCCCTTTCGCTGTTTCAGCATGGTGCGCTGAACGGCTTTGGTCATATTAAAAACCGATTTTAAGTTAACCTCAATTACCTTGTCAAAATCTTCTTCGGAAATACGCATCAACAGATTGTCCTTGGTAATTCCTGCATTGTTCACAAGAATATCGATGCTTCCAAAATCCTTTATTACTTCCTCCGCCAATTGTTGTGAGTCCTCATAAGATGCAGCATTACTTTGGTAAGCCTTTGCTTTAACCCCGGTTTTAGAAACTTCTTCGGCCAAAGTGTTTGCCGCTTCTGCTGAAGAGCTATAGGTGAAAGCCACATTGGCTCCATGTTGTGCGAATACCTCAACAATTCCTTTTCCTATGCCGCGACTACCGCCAGTAATGATTGCTGTTTTTCCTTCGAGTAATTTCATATTTTAAATCAGTTTATTATTTATTCTAAAAATATCAAGTCTATTCTCTTAAATGCAGTATTGGCTCTGCATATAGCGCTTGAAAGGTTTGGATTCAAATATAACAAAAGGTTGTGGGTTCTCCATAAAAAAGACCCTGTGAATTTCACAGAGTCTTTCGTTGTATTTCGATAAATTTTAGCCTAGAATCTCAGCTACCTTCTTACCAATTTCAGCAGGGGAATCTACTACGTGTATTCCACATTCGCGCATAACTTTTTTCTTGGCCTGAGCGGTATCCTCACTTCCGCCAACAATTGCACCAGCGTGGCCCATAGTGCGTCCGGCAGGAGCGGTTTCACCAGCAATAAATCCGATTATCGGTTTTTTAATGCCACTCTCCTTATACCATTTTGCGGCATCAATTTCAAGCTGGCCACCAATTTCGCCGATCATAACCACGGCCTCACTTTCGGGGTCTGTAATAAGCATTTCCAAAGCTTCCTTGGTTGTTGTTCCAATAATTGGATCCCCACCAATTCCGATAGCAGTGGTAATTCCCAAACCTTGTTTTACAACTTGGTCGGCAGCCTCGTAAGTAAGTGTTCCAGATTTTGAAACGATACCAACGGTTCCTTTTTTAAATACGAAACCTGGCATAATACCAACTTTTGCCTCACCAGGAGTAATCACGCCAGGACAGTTAGGGCCGATAAGACGGCAGTCTCTATCCTTAATGTAATCTGAAGCCATAATCATGTCTTTTACCGGAATGCCCTCAGTAATTGTAATAATGACTTTTATTCCCGCATCGGCAGCTTCCATAATTGCATCGGCAGCAAATGCTGGCGGTACAAAAATAATAGAGGTGTTTGCTCCAGTTTCTTTTACGGCATCTTCCACAGTATTAAAAACAGGACGATCTAGATGGCTCTGCCCTCCCTTACCAGGAGTAACGCCACCAACCACATTGGTTCCATATTCAATCATCTGTTCGGCATGAAAGGAACCTTCACTTCCGGTGAAACCTTGCACTATTACTTTTGAATCCTTATTTACTAAAACGCTCATTTTTAAGTATTTTCTATTAATTATCTCTATGTGTTGTTTAATCTGTTTCTATTAAAATCCTGCAAAGATATAGTTTATGACCAAGTCTTTTAGGGTGATTCTAAATTTTAACCCTATCATAACCTTCATTAGTGTCGTCATTGCTGGTTACTGGTTGGCTCACTTGGTGACCGCGGAATATTTTTCCATCCTTCACTTCCCAAATGGCAATAAAATGTGCAATCCCCATTTCTTCATCAGGGTTTTCCATAGTTCGTACGTAGTATTTGTAGCGAATGGTAACGTGATTACCGTCGGCAAGCAGATGGCTTACTTCAAGACGTAAATCCTGATAGGTTCTTCGAATTTCATCAAAAAAGTTTACAAGATCATCGTAATGCATTATGGAGAGACCAATGGGACTGTTCCATAATAAAACCAAATCGGGATGGAAGTAACGCTCGAGGACCGTGTTGTCCTTTAAAATATCGGAACGGTAAAAATCTCTGACAACTTCTTTTGCTTTATTACTCATAATATTTTATCCAATTTTTCAATTAGTTCTGGGATCAATTTTATGGAGGCCATTTCTTTGTATTTCTTTCTAAAATCGTCTGCCGGAGTTCCAAAATAAGATTTGTGTCCATCCAAAGATTTGCTCACTCCGCTCTGTGCAGAAATAACAGCCTTATCTCCTATTGTAATTCCGCTGGTAATCCCTACCTGACCCCAAATTGTTACAAAATCTCCAATAACCACACAACCTGCAATGCCAACCTGCGACGCAATAAGACATCTCTTGCCAATAACTGTATCGTGGCCCACCTGTACCTGATTATCGAGTTTGGTGCCTTCGCCTATGGTAGTAGAAGCCGTTACTCCTTTATCTATAGTGCAAAGTGCGCCTATATCTACATTATCCTCAAGGACCACATTGCCGCCACTGAGAAGCTTATCAAATTTTTCAGGACGGTTTTTATAATAGAAAGCGTCGCCGCCAAGTACACTTCCGGCATGGATGGTAACATTATCACCAATCCGGGCGTTATCATAAATACAAACGTTGGAATAGATTAAACAGTTTTTACCTATTTCCACATTGTGACCTATAAAAACATTAGGTTGAATTACCGTGCCCTCCCCTATTTTAGCACTTTCAGCAATCGCCCGATTTGCGCCTCTAAAAGGTGAGAAATGCTGGGTCAATTTATTGAAATCGCGAAAGGGATCTTCAGAGATCAACAACGCTTTTCCTTCAGGGCATTCTACTTTTTTATTTATAAGAATTACGGTTGCATCAGAAGTCAATGCCTTATCGTAATACTTGGGATGATCTACAAATACAATATCCCCAGGTTGAACCACGTGAATTTCATTCATTCCCAAAACGGGAAAATTGGCATCCCCAACATAATAACAACCGATAATGTTAGCAATATTTTCCAAAGAATGGGGAACTGGGAATTTCACAGGGAATGGTTATTGGTTATTGTTAGTAGTTTATTGATTGTTTGTGAATTATTGTTTATGGTTTGAGCATTAATAATTACTGACTATTGGCAACTGAATACTGACCATTGACCACTGATTACTATTCCTTTACTCGTTCTTGGTATTGACCTTTTTCAGTATCTATACGAATTTTGTCACCTTCGTTTACGAAAAGCGGGACATTGATTTCGGCACCTGTTTCAACTATCGCTGGCTTGGTGGCATTTGTAGCAGTATTACCTTTAACACCAGGCTCCGTCGAGGTTACCTCCAAAATAACGTGTGCTGGCATTTCAACAGAGAGAGGAGATCCATCTTCAGAATTTAACAACACAGACACAACTTCTCCTTCTTTCATTAATTCAGGAGTATCCAATATACTTTTCATCAATTGAATTTGTGCGTAATCTTCGGTATTCATAAAGTGATAAACATCACCTTCATTGTACAAAAATTGAAATTTATGGGTTTCCACTCTTACGTCATCAATTTTATGACCTGCGGAAAAAGTATTGTCTATTACTTTACCCGTGGTGACACTCTTCAATTTGGTTCGAACGAAAGCGGGACCCTTGCCTGGTTTTACGTGAAGAAATTCGATTACCTTATATATATCGTTATTGTAACGAATGCAAAGTCCTTTTCTAATATCTGATGATGTGGCCATTAATAAATTTAGTTTTTAAATTGTAGATTAAAAATGTTATGGTTGATTACCGAAAATAATGGTGTAAATTATTTAAATTAATTTGAATTGAAATATCCCTTCATAATTCCACGCTTGGAATTTTTGATAAACTGAAGAATTTCGTCACGCTCAGGTGTGGCTTCCATTTCGGCCTCAATGATTTCGGTTGCTTGAGTGGTGTTATAATTCTTCTGGTAAAGTAGTCTATAGATATTCTGGATTTCAGATATTTTCTGAGAGGCAAAACCTCTTCTGCGAAGTCCTATAGAATTTATACCCACATAGCTTAAGGGTTCGCGGGCAGCTTTTGTAAATGGAGGCACATCCTTTCGCACTAAGGAGCCACCGGTAACAAAAGCGTGATTACCGATCATACAAAATTGGTGCACCGCAGTCATTCCAGCTAGAACAACATAATCTCCAACAGTTATATGTCCAGCCAAAGTGCTATTATTACTAAATATGCAATTATCACCCACGATGCAATCGTGAGCAATATGACAGTAAGCCATAATCCAGCAGTTTTTTCCAATAACCGTTTTTCCCCGATCTATGGTTCCGCGATTAATGGTTACGAACTCCCTAAGAGTTGTGCCATCCCCGATTTCAACGGTGGTATCTTCATCCCGAAATTTTAAATCTTGAGGAACAGCAGAAATAACTGCTCCAGGAAAAATATTACAATTTTTACCTATTCGCGCACCTTCCATGATGGTTACGTGGCTTCCAATCCAAGTTCCTTCTCCGATAACCACATTATTATGGATAGTCGTGAAGGGCTCGATTACAACGTTCTTAGCTATTTTTGCGCCCGGATGGACGAATGCAAGGGGTTGATTCATTTCTTGTCAATATTATTTTTTCCATTCAAGCTTATCCACTAATTCACTCATTACCAGAGGTTGAAATAGGCCTGCTCGTCAATTATAAATTTTTTGTTTTAACCATTTGTGCCATCAATTCAGCCTCGGTTACAATTTTATCATTCGCATAAGCCTTACCGCTCATATGAACAATACCGCGACGTATGGGCGACATAAGTTCCAGTTGGAAAATTAAGGTGTCCCCAGGATTTACCTGCTGTTTGAATTTCACATTATTTATTTTCATAAAGAATGTAAGGTAATTCTCCGGATCCGGAACGGTGCTCAGGGCCAAAATTCCCCCCGTTTGGGCCATTGCTTCAACTATCAAAACTCCCGGCATTACGGGCGCTCCGGGAAAGTGCCCCACGAAGAAAGGTTCATTCATGGTGACGTTTTTTAGTCCTACAACATAGGTTTCTCCCAATTCCATAATTTTATCTACCAACAAAAATGGGGGCCTATGCGGAAGCATGGCCATTATTTCGTTAATATCCTTAACTGGTGGCTTGCTAAGATCGAATTGCGGAATGCTATTCCTTTTTTCGATCTTAATAATTTTTGAAAGTTTCTTTGCAAACTGCGTATTAACGTGGTGTCCTGGTTTGTTGGCAATCACTTTTCCTTTTATGCGAATTCCCACAAGTGCTAAATCTCCAATTACATCCAGCAACTTATGTCTTGCTGCTTCATTTGGATAATGCAAGGTTAGGTTGTCCAGTATTCCGTTTGGTTTAACAGATATGGTGTCTTTGCCAAAGGCAGTCCGCAATTTATCCATGATACTCGGAGAAAGCTCCTTGTCAACATAAACGATCGCATTGTTAAGATCACCTCCTTTAATAAGTCCGTTGTCAAGAAGGGTTTCAATTTCGTGGAGGAAACTGAAGGTTCTTGCATTTGCAATTTCATCTTTAAAATCAGCAAGACGCTTCATGGATGCATTCTGAGTGCCGAGGACTTTTGTTCCAAAATCCACCATTGTGGTCACTTGATACTCATCGGCGGGCATTACAATGATCTCGCTTCCCGAATCCTCGTCGACATAGGAAATAACTTCCTTTACCACATATTCTTCTCGAGGGGCATCCTGCTCAACAATTCCTGCCTTTTCAATTGCCTCCACAAAATATTTTGCCGATCCGTCCATAATTGGAGGCTCAGAGGCATTCAATTCCATAATACAATTGTCGATCTCAAGTCCAACAAGTGCAGAAAGAACGTGCTCTGAAGTTTGGATCTTCACTCCTCTCTTTTCGAGGTTAGTTCCTCTTTGGGTATTTACTACATAATTGGCATCTGCCTCTATCTCAGGACTACCTTCCAGGTCAATCCTTACAAAAGAGTAACCATGATTTTCGGGAGCGGGTTTAAAAGTAATAATTACTTCCTTTCCCGTATGCAATCCTACCCCAGTAAGGGAAATCTCCCTCCCGATGGTGCGCTGTTTTACAACACTTTCACTCATTATCAATTCGTTTTTCGACGGTATTTAATCTTTCCGCTATTTTCGGAAGGTTTTTGAAATATACATAACTTTTATTAAAATCGGCATAATTAAGAGCTGGGGAGCCTTGCAAGGTTTCATTGTCCTTTACATTCCGGCTAATCCCGCTCTGGGCCTGGATCTTTACGTTATCACCAATAATCAAATGTCCCGCAATTCCAACTTGGCCTCCAATTATACAATTTTTGCCAATCTTGGTGGATCCGGCCACACCTGTTTGAGCTGCGATAACGGTATTTTCCCCAATGGTAACATTGTGGGCAATTTGAATCTGATTATCCAGCTTCACACCTTTTTTGATAATTGTAGAACCCATAGTCGCGCGATCTATGGTAGTACCCGGACCTATATCTACGTTGTCCTCAATAACTACATTTCCTATTTGTGGCACTTTATTGTATTCACCTTGTTCGTTTGGAGTAAAACCAAAACCATCGGCACCAATTACAACACCACTGTTAATTACACAGGAATTCCCGATTTTTGTTTCAGAATATATTCGCGCACCGGTAAACAAAATTGTATTGTTTCCAATAGACACATTATCTCCTATATAAACATTGGGATAAATCTTCACATTGTCCCCTATTTTTGCTTTTTCTCCTAAATATGAAAAAGCGCCCATATATAGGTTTTCACCATATTCCGCACTTTCAGAAATAAAAACAGGATTTTCAACTCCTGTTTTATGATTCTTTACCTGATTGTAATATTCCAACAGTTGAGAAAATGCCTTGTATGCATTTTCAACCCGAATAAGGGTTGTAGAAAGTTCATTAGTGGCTACAAAATCTTGATTTACAATCGTAATTGAAGACTTTGTTGAATAAATATAATGAGTGTACTTGGGATTTGCCAAAAAGGTCAAGCTACCTTTTCCGCCTTCTTCAATCTTCGCCAAATCAGATACAACAACATCCTCATCACCCTCTACGGTCCCATTCAGAATTTCTGCTATTTGGCCTGCTGTAAATTTCATTAGAGCTTTTAAATAAACGTTTTTAAACCCTTTAAAAAGAGCCAGTGCAAAGTACACTTTTTTAAATGAATGAAGGAGCCCAGATTATTTTTCATTCCTGCAAAAATAGAAAAAAAGGACATAGCTGCCTTAGCAATCCGTATTGTTTTTTGGATAGCACATATAGTACTTAATCACCGATTTGGACAGCGCTTCTATATTCAACTGATCACTGGCCTTCGCCACATCCACTATTTTTCCATTTTTTCGAACTAAGTTAATAGTATCCTTTTGCATACTATATGCTTGATTTTCAAGCTTTCCCGAAAATACGAAATAAGCGGCTTCTTCTTCTGAAATTCTATAAAGTTCCGCCACTTCAATCCTTTTTTCCTCTACCTTTTTTTCTGAAAATGGTTTGGATTTAATCTTTATTTTTAATAAGTCTCTATTTAACAGCATTTTGCAGAGCTTTGATAGAACGAAGTCATCATTAATTTCCCAGTACTTCATAGCTGATATAATGTCGTTATCATCAAGTTTGGAAAAGATTTCTAGTACTTTTTCGGAAAAGTCATTTAACTTAATATCAT includes:
- a CDS encoding bifunctional UDP-3-O-[3-hydroxymyristoyl] N-acetylglucosamine deacetylase/3-hydroxyacyl-ACP dehydratase produces the protein MSESVVKQRTIGREISLTGVGLHTGKEVIITFKPAPENHGYSFVRIDLEGSPEIEADANYVVNTQRGTNLEKRGVKIQTSEHVLSALVGLEIDNCIMELNASEPPIMDGSAKYFVEAIEKAGIVEQDAPREEYVVKEVISYVDEDSGSEIIVMPADEYQVTTMVDFGTKVLGTQNASMKRLADFKDEIANARTFSFLHEIETLLDNGLIKGGDLNNAIVYVDKELSPSIMDKLRTAFGKDTISVKPNGILDNLTLHYPNEAARHKLLDVIGDLALVGIRIKGKVIANKPGHHVNTQFAKKLSKIIKIEKRNSIPQFDLSKPPVKDINEIMAMLPHRPPFLLVDKIMELGETYVVGLKNVTMNEPFFVGHFPGAPVMPGVLIVEAMAQTGGILALSTVPDPENYLTFFMKINNVKFKQQVNPGDTLIFQLELMSPIRRGIVHMSGKAYANDKIVTEAELMAQMVKTKNL
- the lpxD gene encoding UDP-3-O-(3-hydroxymyristoyl)glucosamine N-acyltransferase, with product MKFTAGQIAEILNGTVEGDEDVVVSDLAKIEEGGKGSLTFLANPKYTHYIYSTKSSITIVNQDFVATNELSTTLIRVENAYKAFSQLLEYYNQVKNHKTGVENPVFISESAEYGENLYMGAFSYLGEKAKIGDNVKIYPNVYIGDNVSIGNNTILFTGARIYSETKIGNSCVINSGVVIGADGFGFTPNEQGEYNKVPQIGNVVIEDNVDIGPGTTIDRATMGSTIIKKGVKLDNQIQIAHNVTIGENTVIAAQTGVAGSTKIGKNCIIGGQVGIAGHLIIGDNVKIQAQSGISRNVKDNETLQGSPALNYADFNKSYVYFKNLPKIAERLNTVEKRIDNE